In Pseudonocardia sp. EC080619-01, the following proteins share a genomic window:
- a CDS encoding L,D-transpeptidase, translating into MGNPTTRRPRRSRIVVAAIVAAAGIGLGGTALADVEQGDVATRAHAEAVAPGTPCSVSARACVDLDTQRAWLLRDGKVTRGPVPIASGGAGQETPQGHSFRVYRKNKDHVSGEFTGPDGNPAPMPWSVFFADGGVAFHGGDRARASAGCVKLDTAEAEAFFNDLVAGDKVQVVRASAEEKARGGGAAR; encoded by the coding sequence ATGGGGAATCCGACGACCCGACGACCACGCCGCAGCCGGATCGTCGTCGCCGCGATCGTCGCCGCCGCCGGGATCGGCCTCGGTGGAACCGCGCTCGCCGACGTCGAGCAGGGCGACGTCGCGACCCGGGCCCACGCGGAGGCCGTCGCGCCGGGCACTCCGTGCTCGGTCTCGGCACGGGCGTGTGTCGATCTCGACACCCAACGCGCCTGGCTCCTGCGCGACGGCAAGGTCACCCGCGGTCCGGTTCCGATCGCGTCCGGCGGAGCCGGCCAGGAGACACCTCAGGGCCACTCGTTCCGGGTCTACCGCAAGAACAAGGACCACGTCAGCGGTGAGTTCACCGGCCCTGACGGCAACCCTGCGCCGATGCCGTGGTCGGTCTTCTTCGCCGACGGCGGTGTCGCCTTCCACGGCGGTGACCGGGCGAGAGCGTCCGCGGGATGCGTCAAGCTCGACACCGCCGAGGCCGAGGCATTCTTCAACGATCTCGTCGCGGGTGACAAGGTCCAGGTCGTGCGCGCATCGGCCGAGGAGAAGGCTCGTGGAGGCGGGGCGGCCCGCTGA
- a CDS encoding M23 family metallopeptidase: protein MSTSCTSLSACLPAPPPAGAGAVVALAAGALVTGAQATYDELDLQLVDDEVRPVAALSLEPAAIPAPDRPAVVTPVAASELPAAADPDDLAALAKGTRIGQGSARRADQLSAARAEGAPAAVTADGGEVTVQPVRGRITSTAGPRWGSTHYGLDIANRIGTPIFAVADGVVEKSGPANGFGLWVVVRHPDGSRSVYGHINQAFVAAGERVVAGDRIAEVGNRGQSTGPHLHLEIRQGSVSGEKVDPVGWLRARGLELTG from the coding sequence ATGTCGACGTCCTGTACTTCCCTGTCCGCCTGCCTCCCTGCTCCGCCGCCCGCCGGGGCCGGGGCCGTCGTCGCGCTCGCGGCCGGAGCCCTGGTCACCGGTGCTCAGGCCACCTACGACGAACTCGATCTCCAACTGGTCGACGACGAGGTCCGTCCGGTCGCGGCGCTGTCGCTCGAACCGGCCGCGATCCCGGCTCCCGACCGTCCCGCGGTCGTCACGCCCGTCGCTGCGTCCGAGCTCCCGGCCGCCGCCGATCCGGACGATCTCGCCGCCCTGGCGAAGGGCACCCGGATCGGACAGGGGTCCGCCCGGCGAGCCGACCAGCTCTCGGCCGCCCGGGCCGAGGGGGCCCCGGCCGCCGTGACGGCGGACGGCGGTGAGGTCACCGTGCAACCCGTCCGGGGCAGGATCACCTCGACGGCCGGTCCGCGCTGGGGCTCCACCCACTACGGCCTGGACATCGCCAACCGCATCGGGACCCCGATCTTCGCCGTCGCCGACGGTGTCGTGGAGAAGTCCGGTCCCGCGAACGGATTCGGACTGTGGGTGGTCGTCCGCCACCCCGACGGCAGCCGATCGGTGTACGGCCACATCAACCAGGCGTTCGTCGCGGCAGGGGAGCGCGTGGTGGCCGGGGACCGGATCGCCGAGGTGGGCAATCGCGGTCAGTCGACGGGGCCACACCTGCACCTGGAGATCCGGCAGGGCTCGGTGTCGGGCGAGAAGGTCGACCCTGTCGGATGGCTGAGAGCTCGCGGTCTGGAGCTGACCGGATGA
- a CDS encoding cytochrome c biogenesis CcdA family protein produces MELLAMTALALVAGAVSFSSPCVLPLLPGYVSFVSRSGSQDRGRPHRGPALFVAGFGAVFVAMGLTASAVGLLLRQNLDVLTLVAGVVVVVLGLGMTRVLRIPLIAREFRPGLARATSGTIGSFGLGAAFALGWTPCVGPVLATILTVAATSGRLMTGVVLLAAYALGLGVPFLLLARALLRGRDRFAWLRRNAHRLEVAGGVMLVVTGVLMLSGVWSAVMADAVSGYARWGWPPI; encoded by the coding sequence GTGGAACTTCTGGCCATGACGGCGCTCGCACTCGTCGCCGGGGCCGTGTCGTTCAGCTCCCCGTGCGTCCTGCCGCTGCTGCCCGGCTACGTCTCCTTCGTCAGCCGCTCCGGTAGTCAGGACAGGGGGCGACCGCACCGGGGACCAGCGCTGTTCGTGGCCGGGTTCGGCGCGGTCTTCGTCGCCATGGGTCTCACGGCCTCGGCGGTCGGGCTCCTGCTGCGGCAGAACCTCGACGTCCTCACCCTGGTCGCCGGAGTGGTCGTCGTCGTTCTCGGGCTCGGGATGACCAGGGTCCTCCGAATTCCGCTGATCGCCCGCGAGTTCCGGCCCGGGCTGGCCCGGGCGACATCCGGCACGATCGGCTCGTTCGGCCTGGGAGCGGCGTTCGCGCTCGGCTGGACCCCGTGCGTCGGTCCGGTGCTCGCGACGATCCTCACCGTTGCCGCGACCTCGGGCCGGCTCATGACCGGTGTCGTGCTTCTCGCCGCGTACGCGCTCGGGCTCGGGGTTCCCTTCCTGCTGCTGGCACGGGCTCTGCTGCGTGGCCGCGACCGATTCGCCTGGCTCCGCCGCAACGCCCACCGTCTGGAGGTCGCCGGCGGCGTGATGCTGGTGGTCACCGGCGTCCTGATGCTCAGCGGGGTGTGGTCGGCCGTGATGGCTGATGCCGTCTCCGGCTATGCACGGTGGGGCTGGCCTCCGATCTGA